CTGGCTGTTGCCGTAGCGGGGCCGGTGGCGGCGATCTCCGTTCAACTCGGCGGCGGCTGGTCGACCGGGTTCGGCGCCGCACTGTGGCTATCGGTCGCCGTGTCGCTGGCCGCCTTCACCGCGTCGGCTGCCCTCTTACGGCAGGCTTGGCGTTTGGCCGCCTTGCTGCTGCCCTATCTCCTGTGCCTCGGCCTGCTGGGAACGATCTGGATCGCGGCCGAGACGGGACCCGAGCCGGCGTCGCTGCCGACCGAGTCCGAGGCGGACGTCTGGTTGCTTCTGCACATCGCCGTTTCTCTGACGACCTATGCGCTCGCGACCTTGGCCGCCGTGGCCGCCGCGGCGGTCTTCCTGCAGGAGCGTTCCCTCAAGCGAAAGCGCCGCAGCAGCCTGACGGAACGCTTGCCGTCGGTTGCCGATGCCGAGCGCCTGCAGTTCCACTTCCTGGCCGCCGCGGAGACGGTCCTGGGGCTCGGCATCCTGACCGGGGTCGGTTTGGCCTGGGTCCAGGCGCAGGCTTTGCCGCTCGATCACAAGACGCTTCTGTCCCTGCTGGCCTTCGCGGTGATCGGGCTGCTGCTCTACCTGCAAAGCCGCACAGGCTTGCGCGGCAAGCGCGCCGGCCGTCTGGTGCTGGTCGCCTACCTGCTGCTGACATTGGCCTATCCCGGGGTCAAGTTCGTCACCGACATGCTGATCGTCTGACCCGGCCGGTTTCCGCGTCCAAGTGACTCGGACTTTAAATTCGCTCACGAACAGTCTTTGCCAGGATCTGCGGCCAAGACTCGCGCCGACCTGGGAAAGAGCCGAATTCCCTACTTCGCTGTCGCGAAAAGACGTGCAAGGGCGTGTTCAAGC
This genomic stretch from Algihabitans albus harbors:
- the ccsA gene encoding cytochrome c biogenesis protein CcsA; translation: MPIAFLINLTALAALLPAALLPWRWRNDRPDMVFWAVLAVAVAGPVAAISVQLGGGWSTGFGAALWLSVAVSLAAFTASAALLRQAWRLAALLLPYLLCLGLLGTIWIAAETGPEPASLPTESEADVWLLLHIAVSLTTYALATLAAVAAAAVFLQERSLKRKRRSSLTERLPSVADAERLQFHFLAAAETVLGLGILTGVGLAWVQAQALPLDHKTLLSLLAFAVIGLLLYLQSRTGLRGKRAGRLVLVAYLLLTLAYPGVKFVTDMLIV